In Amia ocellicauda isolate fAmiCal2 chromosome 7, fAmiCal2.hap1, whole genome shotgun sequence, the genomic window gtgtactgcagtgtagtgttttattgtttagtGTTGTGTTGCAATGTGTTTTGttacagtgtgttgtgttgtgttgtgttgtgttgcagggGGGATGCAGGCAGTGGGAGACCTGTGTCTgaaacaggacaatgacctgcTCTGTGAGTAACAACTGTACAACAACACTACACAACAACTACACAACAGTACACAATTCACAACAACTACACAGCTGTGCACACTACACAATGACAGAGCTGTACACACCATGGTTTCCGGCAGCCTGGCCAAACAAATACGTGACTGTGAAGCACTCTTACTCCTGCTCTGCCCTCCACTCTCGACACCTGCTGTCGATGAATCTGAAACGGACTCTTCACACCACACAATGACACAGCTGTGCACactacacaacaaaacaaatacagtatatCAGTCAACCTTCCTATATTAATCCCCTTCTCTCCCTCAGTCTGTGAGCAGTGTCAGCTCTACTTCCGTGATTCCTGCCCCCGGCATGGGCTCCCACACTTCATCCACGATTCCCCtgctgaaggagagagggagcagggcagggggcggaggagagagagagcagcagtAATAGGAGTGGtagggggaggaggaggtggagttAGTCGAGCTGTTCTGTCACTGCCAACAGGCCTGggcctcagagagagagaaggaggagcagagggcagtgtgggGGTATTTTGTTGCCACCCCTCTCTGCCCCCAGGCGTAATTTTTGGACCTTACCAAGGAGAGATACTCTTACACAGGAAGGACTGCACAGTCTTCTCCTGGGCGGTGAGTGATCAATAGCAAATAATCCATAGTCAATAATCTGGTAATCTATTAACCTGTAATCAGTTATGTGGAATCAGTCAGTGTCCATTTACAGTAGTGCCCAGTCAttcagttagtcagtgttactgtagtgtccagtcagttagtgttaatgtgctgtagtgtttagtcagtcagtgagtatccaagtactgtagtgtccagtcagtcattgtcaATGTACTGTAATGCCCAGTCAGTCAtttagtgttaatgtactgtagtgtccagtcagtcaagtgttactgtactgtagttatATTGCAGTGCTGTATCCCAGTGTAGGTTAGTATGTGTCTATTACAATACTATGTTGTGTTAATTGTGTTGTCTCACTGTATTAAGATTAAGGAGAATGGGACGTACTTCTATGTTGACGCCTCGGACGAGAACAGCTCTAACTGGATGAGGTAACGGGGAAGCAGGGGTGCATTACTGGGAACAGTGTGGAGGATCTGATGATCTAGTTATTCAGGACTTTGAACCTAACCAGAAGCATTTGCATTTTGAGAACTACAACAGATAATGTCAGACCTGTACGGCTCAATGGGGTATCCATcttgttttgtagtttttattaatttatgattttacattttaatattagaAAAACACATAACCTAAGACCCTCCCCTGTCTTTgacctgtccctctctctgacctgtctgtgtgcgtgtttctgtgtgtgtgtgcaggtttGTGGCTTGTGCCTCGACGGAGGAGGAGCACAACCTCACTGTGTTCCAGTATAGGGGGCGGATCTACTACCGCACCAACCGACCAATCACAGCTGGTCAGGAGCTGAGGGTGTGGCTAGGGGAGGAATACGCCCACACACTGGGGCTCAGACTGGgtaagagggggagggagagaaagaggaaagGGGAGGTAGTATAGATGCTGACtgacactcactctctctctctcaggtgaacACTTCAAGTACGAGTTTGGTGAGAAGGAGCTCCTGATGCAGCTCTTCCAGGACCTGCAGGCTGGTCCCTCCCCCCACCCAATCACCAACAGCAAGTCAACTGTCGCAACCTCCATCGTCATCAGCAACATCTGTAGCCAGGGCTGCTGGGATGCTGCCCCTGGGGGCCAGAGGGTGGAGGGTGGCCagcaagagggagagagagagggagcaggagaGAAGCAAAGAGACGCacagagggacagggagagagactgggaggacagagacaggagagagagggatggagacaGGGATGGCAGGAGCAGACTCTCCCTCCCGTctacccccaccaccaccaccaacaccatccccctcctccccccgtCTGCCCTACCCGGTGGCCACAGGAAAAGCAGCTACGGTGGCCCAACACAGTGTCAAGCCTCCACCACCTTCAGCACCACTCAGAAAGCACCCTATATCACTCAGGAGCATGGAGGCGCGATAGGAGGGGGGTACAAGTTCGCAGAGGGCACCCAGAATCTGGTGAGCCTGGGCCGGGCTCAGAGTCGGTACTGGACCTTCTTTGGGTTCCAGGGTGACTCATTCGGACGCATCTTGGACAAGTCCAAGATCATCTGCAAGCTGTGCACCGTGCGTCTCTCCTACAGCGGCAACACCACCAACCTGCGCCAGCACCTCATCTACAAGCACCGTGCCGAGTACAACCGGCTGGTGGGGGCCGCCTCCTCACTGCCCCTGCCCCCCAAACTGGACTTCCTGATGGGGGCTCAGCCACAGGGTCAAGGTCAGGGTCAGGGATCAGTTGTCAGCGTGCCATCTCCTGTTGTGTGCGTGGCTGAGGATGCTCTCCCTGGGGCgcggagtgggagtgggagtagGCACTCTCAGAATATTGGCTCAGAACGTGTGGGAGCTGCCACGCTCTCCTACCCCGTTCCCGTCCCAGTCCCTTCTCGGGTAGTCTTGCCCCCCGTCGCACACGGTCTGTCCTCAGCCCGGACTACCTGCGCCATCGCTAACTTCCTAGTCTGTGACCTTTTGCCCCCAGAGACGGTAGAAGGGGAGGGCTTCCTGTCTCTGCTGTCCACCTTACAGCCAGCCTACAGGGTCCCCCATGCCCACTTCCTGTCCCGGAGCATGCTGAGGCAGGCCTACAGGAAGGGGAGGGAACACTGGGCTGGGCTGCTGCATGAGGTGAAGACAAGGGGTATGCTCACTGGTCCCCCATTCCGTCCTTCCCAGCTCCCTGACTGCACTAGCCTGAAGGGGAAGCAGCAACATCAGGCAAATCGGGATCCAACGGCTGACGCCAAAGTCAAACACTGCTATTCCTCCTCCGGGGCTTTGGCTGACATTCTCTCTCCTGCCCCAACTCcgtcttcttcctcctcctcatcccccccacccccccagatCCAGGTGGAGGAGCCTGTGGTGTCTGTGAGTGGGGAGGTGTGGAGGCACAGTGGACTAGGGGCCCCTCTCTATGTCACAGTCTCTGCCCATTTTGTGGATGAAAGCTTCACCTGCCAAAATGTCCTCCTGTCCACGCAGAGAGtggagaaagaggaggaggggggagagagggaggagaaggaagtgtggaaagggaaagggagagggggaaggggaaggggaagggTGGAGGCTAGAGTGAGACAGATAGCCAGTGAGTGGGGGATAGAGGCACCAAGTTTTGTGGTGCtgggaggggaggaggaggaggaggaggaggaggatttggaatgggagagagggagagggagatatAAAGAGAGGGAGATGAAGAGAGCAAGAGGCTGCTGGgagttggaggaggaggaggagcaggaggaaaaggtaggggagggagaagagggagagaggaagagaaagagagagagagatgaggaggTGGTGGGAGTCCGAGAGAgagcgacagagagagagggagagagtgagccCAATactgatactactactactacacctACCTCCAGTCCTCACCCTCCCCAGGAGACCCTCCGCCCACCAACCTTGCCCCTACAAATTGAGCCCCAGGTTCCTTGGGCCTACCCTCCCATACCCTGCCTTGCAGCCACCCTGAGACAGTGTGTGGGGTCACTGCTGCAGCGGCCAGAAGTCTCGTTGGCTCTCTGTAAGGCCCAGGCTCTGGCCCGGCTTCTGCTGGCccgagaggaggaggaggaggaggaggaggaggaggaggaggatgatgaTGAGAGGAAGCTAGAGTTCCAACAATCGCAGGAGGCCACCAGCTCATCCCATGGCCGTCCCTGTCTCCAGCTTTCTGGGCTGGGCAGGGATCCCCAATTGAGACCCAGGCTTCAGTTGTTGGCCCAGGCCGGCCGCCCCTATCCTCCCTCTCTCAACTGGAATTGCCTGTACTCCCTCCTCCAGACACTGTCTGACAAccgtctctttctctcctccctTCTCCCATCTTCCCCAACCCTCTCCTCCTTTCCCTCTTCCTGCCCTGCTCCCACTTCTACTCCtccttcttcctctcctcctccttctgtcTCTCCTCCCCGAGCCTTGCTGCTGCCAAACCTGGACACTGAATCTGGAGTGACTCCAGATTCTGCAGCCAGTGTGAACGCTGCCTCCCGATCTGCAGTCAAACCAGATGCCGTGTTTGCAGCCCCCACCCCCTGTCCGGACAGTGCAGACTGGGCTGTACTGGGTGGTCTGGCGAGCCTGCTGAAGCCAGTGTCAGTGGCCTGCGAGACTCTCTCCCACCAGCGCttccccaccctctctctcgtGCGGCCCATCGTTGCCTCCTTCCTCTCCCGCCACTACGCCCCTTCCCCCTCAGACACCCCCTTTCTGCGAGGGTCCAAGCGGCAGCTCCGGGACCTTCTGGTTCGGCGCTATGGAGACCGCCGCGTCGCCCGAGCACTCAACCTGGCCACGGCCCTGGACCCCCGCTTCCGAGGACTGGAATTCCTGGAGCCAAGGGAGCGAGTGGGGACATTGGCCCAGCTGAGGCGGGAGGCGGCAGCACTGGCCAGGCAGGTGATGCAGGTGGACGGGGAGGGGAAACAGGCAGGAGTGAGGAAACAAGAGGAGGGGAAAGATGAGGATGAGGGTGAGGAGCAgaaaagagggagggagtgggagGAAGGGAGAGTGAGTTTGATACGAGATAATAGGAATGATag contains:
- the LOC136753837 gene encoding uncharacterized protein LOC136753837; this encodes MQAVGDLCLKQDNDLLFCEQCQLYFRDSCPRHGLPHFIHDSPAEGEREQGRGRRRERAAVIGVVGGGGGGVSRAVLSLPTGLGLREREGGAEGSVGVFCCHPSLPPGVIFGPYQGEILLHRKDCTVFSWAIKENGTYFYVDASDENSSNWMRFVACASTEEEHNLTVFQYRGRIYYRTNRPITAGQELRVWLGEEYAHTLGLRLGEHFKYEFGEKELLMQLFQDLQAGPSPHPITNSKSTVATSIVISNICSQGCWDAAPGGQRVEGGQQEGEREGAGEKQRDAQRDRERDWEDRDRRERDGDRDGRSRLSLPSTPTTTTNTIPLLPPSALPGGHRKSSYGGPTQCQASTTFSTTQKAPYITQEHGGAIGGGYKFAEGTQNLVSLGRAQSRYWTFFGFQGDSFGRILDKSKIICKLCTVRLSYSGNTTNLRQHLIYKHRAEYNRLVGAASSLPLPPKLDFLMGAQPQGQGQGQGSVVSVPSPVVCVAEDALPGARSGSGSRHSQNIGSERVGAATLSYPVPVPVPSRVVLPPVAHGLSSARTTCAIANFLVCDLLPPETVEGEGFLSLLSTLQPAYRVPHAHFLSRSMLRQAYRKGREHWAGLLHEVKTRGMLTGPPFRPSQLPDCTSLKGKQQHQANRDPTADAKVKHCYSSSGALADILSPAPTPSSSSSSSPPPPQIQVEEPVVSVSGEVWRHSGLGAPLYVTVSAHFVDESFTCQNVLLSTQRVEKEEEGGEREEKEVWKGKGRGGRGRGRVEARVRQIASEWGIEAPSFVVLGGEEEEEEEEDLEWERGRGRYKEREMKRARGCWELEEEEEQEEKVGEGEEGERKRKRERDEEVVGVRERATEREGESEPNTDTTTTTPTSSPHPPQETLRPPTLPLQIEPQVPWAYPPIPCLAATLRQCVGSLLQRPEVSLALCKAQALARLLLAREEEEEEEEEEEEDDDERKLEFQQSQEATSSSHGRPCLQLSGLGRDPQLRPRLQLLAQAGRPYPPSLNWNCLYSLLQTLSDNRLFLSSLLPSSPTLSSFPSSCPAPTSTPPSSSPPPSVSPPRALLLPNLDTESGVTPDSAASVNAASRSAVKPDAVFAAPTPCPDSADWAVLGGLASLLKPVSVACETLSHQRFPTLSLVRPIVASFLSRHYAPSPSDTPFLRGSKRQLRDLLVRRYGDRRVARALNLATALDPRFRGLEFLEPRERVGTLAQLRREAAALARQVMQVDGEGKQAGVRKQEEGKDEDEGEEQKRGREWEEGRVSLIRDNRNDSTTTTTTTVNNNHHHLNNSVNNEISVRSKEKKGEQMSLRSGARGKEREEEEEGEGGPCTRKRHRQGREQGKGKEEEDTGEGGEDSELEYKEVKIKQGEEEEEERKGDLQTLAPNTPKTHQKHLPSHSPLGIEFLLGDLCGPPVPPPSPPSLSQQAERELTNFREGPGAALSEDPAGWWRVQKAGYPLLSPLARRLLAPPATAGPAPWLLTPAGAVMSHRRANLPPDVLDLLLFLHGNRISLEGEGEGEGEGK